One window of Mesorhizobium loti R88b genomic DNA carries:
- a CDS encoding universal stress protein — translation MGFKTVLCLTGADHSDQDVRTAAGLCAEVGAHLSVLIIPPPMLLMSHRRIGDGVPEWPVGRGQAIARLNDRFRQIDRFTQDVVRLEKRSKDIQKLLESMSLAYDVDTDYCDPASLGEVARQRALCADLTIIGPGLLNDENLGPPVVNGCLFDTGKPVLVVPKGAEATLWPRRVLVGWDSRVEASRAAREALGLLCAAEEVRVALVDPKANYNGNGAEPGADIAAYLTRHGARVSVDLLPSAGKSAATVLAQHAIDISADMIVMGAYGSRRLRERLFGGVTRWIFEKPTLPLFLAR, via the coding sequence ATGGGCTTTAAAACGGTACTCTGTTTGACCGGCGCTGACCATTCCGATCAGGACGTCAGAACCGCTGCCGGCTTGTGTGCGGAAGTCGGCGCGCACCTTTCCGTACTGATCATACCCCCTCCGATGCTCCTTATGTCGCATCGGCGGATCGGAGATGGTGTCCCCGAGTGGCCGGTAGGGCGTGGACAGGCAATTGCCAGATTGAACGATCGGTTTCGGCAAATCGATCGATTTACACAGGACGTGGTCAGACTGGAAAAACGCTCCAAAGATATCCAGAAACTGCTGGAATCTATGTCGCTCGCCTATGACGTTGACACCGACTATTGCGATCCGGCCAGCCTCGGTGAAGTGGCACGACAGCGGGCGCTCTGCGCCGACCTCACGATCATCGGACCGGGGCTCCTCAACGACGAGAATCTCGGACCTCCTGTGGTCAACGGCTGCTTGTTCGATACGGGAAAGCCGGTGCTCGTTGTGCCGAAGGGGGCTGAGGCGACACTGTGGCCACGGCGCGTCCTGGTCGGTTGGGATTCCCGAGTCGAGGCGTCCCGTGCGGCTCGAGAAGCGCTGGGTCTCCTATGCGCTGCTGAGGAAGTTCGTGTCGCCCTGGTCGATCCGAAGGCCAACTACAACGGGAACGGCGCGGAGCCTGGAGCCGACATCGCTGCCTATCTCACTCGGCACGGTGCTCGGGTGTCGGTTGACCTCCTGCCAAGTGCCGGCAAATCGGCGGCCACGGTGCTTGCGCAGCACGCAATCGACATTTCTGCGGACATGATCGTCATGGGCGCCTATGGCAGCCGTCGGCTGCGTGAGCGGCTCTTTGGCGGTGTGACCAGATGGATCTTTGAAAAGCCGACATTGCCGCTGTTTTTGGCTCGATGA
- a CDS encoding response regulator transcription factor gives MSGLEEPRWPAHAADAVEANVVLGVALMKPLVLICSQDAEFYLFLSHILEVDGFVSEPAGGAKEALAKADEREFQAVVLDCGPTSLTGSAICARLKREPRTGGLPIIALIAPGAENQHLDLLKAGIDESFVRPMAPAKLLDYLRTRLALPKPGSNAIENNSWLSYGSLEMKLDAHRVCGNGHDIHLGPIEFNVLRHLLEAPGKVFSRDELIGGAWPANIHVGVRTVDVHISRLRRALEAASTGIVIRTVRSAGYSLEKLDG, from the coding sequence ATGTCAGGCCTTGAGGAGCCGCGATGGCCAGCCCACGCGGCCGACGCGGTCGAGGCCAATGTGGTTCTCGGGGTAGCGCTGATGAAGCCACTCGTCCTGATCTGTTCGCAAGATGCGGAGTTCTATCTGTTCCTCAGCCACATACTGGAGGTGGATGGCTTCGTCAGTGAGCCGGCAGGCGGCGCCAAGGAAGCACTTGCAAAGGCCGACGAACGGGAATTCCAGGCCGTGGTGCTGGACTGCGGTCCAACGAGCCTTACCGGGTCCGCAATCTGCGCCCGGCTCAAGCGGGAACCCCGGACCGGCGGCCTGCCCATCATTGCCCTGATCGCGCCCGGCGCCGAGAACCAGCACCTTGATCTGTTGAAGGCCGGGATTGACGAGAGCTTTGTGCGGCCAATGGCGCCGGCCAAGCTGCTCGATTATCTGCGGACGAGGCTGGCGCTGCCGAAGCCGGGTTCAAACGCGATTGAAAACAACAGCTGGCTTTCCTATGGCAGCCTTGAGATGAAGCTCGATGCCCACCGGGTTTGCGGCAATGGCCATGACATCCATCTCGGACCGATCGAGTTCAACGTGCTTCGGCATTTGCTTGAGGCTCCCGGCAAGGTCTTCAGTAGGGACGAGCTGATCGGGGGGGCCTGGCCGGCCAATATCCATGTCGGTGTACGCACAGTCGACGTCCACATCAGTCGGCTCAGAAGGGCTCTGGAGGCGGCCTCGACCGGTATTGTCATCCGTACCGTCAGGTCGGCCGGCTACTCGCTCGAGAAGCTGGACGGCTGA
- a CDS encoding NifX-associated nitrogen fixation protein has product MFEVAISPAVNDDEAALASPFVKCLVRLIRAQDSHGSWDGTADGELLADFIVSKEQRRTIPIIGDPDPDVLWRLDKFYTAVALAIEERSGLMASPMIEMSHEGFGRVLFTAGRLVVLSRTLRDAHRFGFETFCKLAAAGTKLVDDAIAAIDAYPEVARA; this is encoded by the coding sequence ATGTTTGAAGTCGCGATTAGCCCTGCTGTCAACGATGACGAGGCGGCCCTTGCCAGCCCGTTCGTCAAATGCCTCGTGCGGCTGATCCGTGCTCAGGATTCCCACGGGTCATGGGACGGCACAGCGGACGGTGAGTTGCTGGCCGACTTCATCGTCAGCAAGGAACAGCGGCGTACGATTCCAATCATCGGCGATCCCGATCCGGACGTGCTGTGGAGGCTCGACAAGTTTTACACTGCCGTCGCCCTTGCGATCGAGGAGCGCTCCGGCCTGATGGCATCGCCGATGATCGAAATGAGCCATGAGGGGTTCGGGCGCGTGCTTTTCACCGCCGGGCGGCTGGTCGTTCTGTCCAGGACCCTGCGCGACGCCCATCGCTTCGGCTTCGAGACGTTTTGCAAACTCGCCGCGGCCGGTACGAAACTGGTCGACGATGCCATCGCAGCCATCGACGCCTATCCCGAGGTGGCACGGGCATGA